A genomic window from Punica granatum isolate Tunisia-2019 chromosome 2, ASM765513v2, whole genome shotgun sequence includes:
- the LOC116197394 gene encoding glutamate--tRNA ligase, chloroplastic/mitochondrial-like translates to MLEDKLSEVSASLLSAYDSGELLGALDEGHSGWQKWVKGFSKSLKRKGKSLFMPLRVLLTGKLHDPGMGPSILLLYKAGKSGVAAAEVGFITLDERFNMLRQLDWDSLNQDQPQPEPAASLSS, encoded by the exons ATGTTAGAAGACAAGCTTTCTGAGGTTTCAGCTAGCCTCTTATCTGCATACGACAGTGGTGAGCTACTCGGTGCACTTGATGAAGGCCACTCTGGGTGGCAGAAGTGGGTGAAGGGTTTTAGCAAATCGCTTAAACGCAAG GGAAAATCGCTTTTCATGCCTTTGCGGGTGTTGCTAACGGGAAAGCTTCACGATCCCGGCATGGGGCCGAGCATTCTTCTGCTCTATAAAGCAGGAAAATCCGGTGTAGCTGCTGCTGAAGTCGGGTTTATTACACTAGATGAACGATTCAACATGCTGAGACAACTCGACTGGGACTCTTTAAACCAAGACCAGCCTCAGCCGGAGCCCGCTGCTTCCTTATCGAGCTGA